The genomic region atcccccactctacatactttttgaatcaaaattttttattctcttcatagttttacttaaaaaagatatactacattcatctagTTAAACTGTTTTCTAgataacgcattttaaatctcataaaaccataataattgtgtcagttttcatatttatgtcattACATCGCAAATTCAATTTGAAGAAAGTTGCGATACATTCttggaaatttttatggttttaagttatttttcactacaatgatattatgcaaaaaattatgttgcctcgcagatttaaaatgcatttatatcgaaaacggttaagtttaACGAGATGAATGTAATAtacctttttttaagtaaaaatattaagagaataaaagttttgattcaaaaagtatattcCGATGGGCGAGttgcggaatttaattaaaaatggatataataaaacaaacggtaattttatttttgcaacGAAAATGTGTTCGTTTATGTCTCTCGGAGAGGGTCGCGTCGGTATGTGTGAATGGTTCGCATGCTGCGTAGTGACTAAAGAAAGCAACCACAAACGAAGATAATGTTTGTATTCCTTTTCCCCTGACCAGATGATCACATAAATCACTATCAAGTCTGGCGTCTACTTTTACGgttttaagaaaaataatttcgaATGCATAACTAGCTGTTGACACATTAACTGtctgataaaatacttaattaatgagggTGCAGTTTGTTGCCGCATAGACGAACAACAGATGTCACAGGGTAAGGCCATAACCTTCGTATTTGAATGTGCAGTTTGAATGACTAACGTTgttttgtttttgagaaaaaatattaaaattacaattagcaaaaatagtaattaaagcgtatcgctatacaccCCCTTCTGAGAGACTAAAACgatagataatatataatatatacaaattacatataatgaaaattgaaaataggaaaaaaaaataatgcaaagtttatacaaggagaaagaaaaaaaatcacttgattcactttgaactaacattttCTTGGTAAGTTCCAGTAAATCTTGCTTTCCTCTTTGGTCtgttgttgtttgttttgctGGTCATTTCTTTTGTTTCGTGATGGGTAGAGTCGTGAAGTTCGTAAGCAGGTTTCAATCTGTCTATGGAAATTGTTGATTCCTTCCCGTTTACCCGGACTACAAAAGTCTTGTCATCTCGCTTAACAACTGGAAAAGGACCGTGATATGggttttctaagctgcttttgattgtatcacggcggatgaaaacgtgagaggtggttttcatgtctttgaaaatgaaggtacttttggatccatgatgcgacggttgcgtaggacggaggttttcgaaatggtttcgaagtgtttttaaataaatgtgagcattgtcgTCGGTGTTTCTTTGTGATGAAAACAATAGTTCACCTGGCAAACACAATGGTTCTCCGTACACGAGTTCGGCGGCGGAAGTACCTAAATCTTCTCTCCACGCTGCTCGTATGCCCAGTAACACTGAAGGTAGGCTTTCGGTCCATCGGATGTTTTCATGACATCGAATTGCTGCTTTTAACTGTCGATGAAACCTTTCTACCATACCATTTGCTTGCGGATGATAGGCGGTTGTCCTTAAATGGAAAGTTCCAGTTAATTTGCATAATGACTTGAAAAGATGCGATTCGAATTGTCGGCCTTGATCTGTTGTGATGCACTTGGGAGTGCCGAAACGAGCTATCcaaccagaaaaaaatgttctggctACTGTGTCTGCTTCTTGATTAGGCATCGGGAAAGCTTCTGGCCAACGTGTGAAACGATCGACACATGTTAAACAGTATCTGTTTCCTTCTGAAATCGGCATCACTATAATGTCTATGTGGACATGTTCGAATCGGCTGGAAGGTGGTAAATAACTTCCACTAGGTGAAACAATGTGGCGCGATATTTTCGCTTTTTGGCACTGTAGACACGCTCGAGTCCATTTCCTCACATCTGATTTAATGGATGGCCAAACATATCGCTGTGTGATCATCTTCACAGAACTGTTGATTCCGGGATGTGCTAGGTTATGCATGGTGCGAAAAATTGCCATTCGAAGTGGTTTCGGTATAAATGGTCTGGCTGTAGATGTTGATATGTCGCAGTACAAACTCACGTTTTGCTCGGAAAAACGTATTTTCTTCATTTGTAGTGATGTTTTCTCACTTAAAAAAGTTTGCAGTTCTGGATCAGTTTCTTGTGCGAGAGCTAAGTCAGTGATGTCGATATCTTTCTTGATGCTATCGACTCGAGATAGTGCGTCTGCCACAATATTTGTTAAACCAGAAATGTGCTGAATGTTAGTGCAAAACTGTCCTATATAGTCTAAATATCTAAACTGTCTAGGACTACATTTATCTAGCTTCTGAGTAAAGGCGAAGGTGATTGGTTTCTGGTCTGTGTATATCGTTATGTCCTTACCTTCGATCATATGTCTGAAGTGTTTTATGGCTAGATATATAGCTAATAGTTCTCTGTCGTATGCACTGTATTTCTTTTCGCTAGGTGAGAATTTCTTAGAAAAGAAAGCTAAAGGTTTCATACCTGTATTCGTTTTTTGTTGTAGTACAGCTCCCGCACAAAAATCAGAAGCGTCACAAGTGATGGAGATATCAACATCGTTTACAGGGTGGCTCAGTAAAGCAGCGTTAGCTAAACTATTTTTGCAGTCGTCAAAGGCTTGGATTCGCTGTGGTGTCCATTCGATTGGTGCTTTTCCTTTGACATTACCTTTTAGGGCATCATGTAGTGGTGCTTGTAGCTCAGCTGCATTGGGTATGAACCTTCGGTAGAAGTTTAACATACCTAGAAATCTGCGTAGGTCTTTCACTGTTTTTGGCTGAGTGAAATTCTGTACAGCTGCTACTTTTTCTTGTGGGGGTGTGAGTCCTCCGTCTGATACTGtgtatcccaaaaaggtaatctcGTTTTTGCCGAATTGACACTTCGCTGGATTTATCACAACGCCAAACTGCTTGAGCCTTTTGAAAATCTCTTCTAAATGCGACATATGCTGCTCTTCGGATTCTGATGCAATGAGAATGTCATCGATGTAGGCGTAGGCGAAGTCTAGACCACGTAAAATCTCGTCTATGAAACGCTGGAATGTCTGTCCTGCGTTTCGTAAACCAAAAGGCATATATAAGTATTCGTACAGCCCAAATGGTGTGGTAACGGCGGTTTTTGGTATGTCATCGGTGGCTACTGGTATCTGGTTGTATGCTCTCACTAAATCTATTGTAGAGAAAATTGTCTTACCAGCTAGCGCCTGACCGAAATCTTCGATGTGCGGAATTGGATATCGATCTGGAACTGTTTTTTGGTTGAGACGTCGATAATCTCCGCAGGGTCTCCATTCCTCACCTTTCTTCGGGACCATGTGCAGTGGAGTAGACCAGTTACTTTTCGATGGTCTTATGATGCCTAGCCGTAGAAGATTTTCGAACTCTTTTTTAGCCTATTGCAGTTTGTCAGGTGCTAATCGTCGAGGCTTTGAAAAAACGGGTGGACCTGGTGTTGTATCGATGTGGTGCTTCGTTTGATGTTGAATGTCTTTCACGATACCGGCAGGTCGCGTGATTTCCGGAAATCGTAGCAGCAGTTCGTGGTAACGTGACGCTTCCGCGATAGTCTTTATGCTGCCGTCGAAACACTCTTTAACGAGTCCCTTTGTTCGAAGGGTTGTCGTACTGTCTACTAAGCACTGGTTAGCAATGTCCACTAGGAGCGCGAAATGGGAAAGAAAATCGGCTCCGATAATGGGCTTTGAAATGTCCGCCACTACGAATCGCCACGTAAAATCACGCAGTAGTCCGATGTTTAATGTCAAGTTCACATAGCCGTATGTCGCGATTTTAGTGTCATTGGCCGCGTATAGTTCGTATGAAGTCTTTTCGCGTGCACCCCGTACATATTTCCGCGGGAAAACGCACAGATCGGCACCGGTGTCgactaaaaactgtttttttgtatCATAGTCTGTTACGTAAAGGCGGCGAGACTTTGGGCTTCGATCGGATGCCGCATCTACCGACTGCCCGCGACGTTTCCCTGGTGCTTGCATGGAGGAGAGCACTTTTGAGCCTGGTCATCAAAACGGTAGTGGTACCAACAAATATCACTATTACGTTCCCTGCTGTAGCTCCTGTCTCTAGGATAAGGTCTGCCTCTTGAGTTGCTGCGGTTTCGACGGTATGTGTTAGCTTGTGCTTGAGCATTTGACAAGCTGGATAGCTGGATTTTCATTTCAGCTAATTCGGCTGTCAATTTCTCTATGGTACTTTCAAGAGCGTTAGAAGCTTCTGAAATTTGGGCCCTAGGAGCTATCGCTTCAGATATTGTGTCAGCTAGCTCGGCAACTGCGTCCAAACTAGCTTTAGCTTGAGTAGCTAAAATAGCCTGTGTAGACGCTGGCAGTCTACCTAACCACAGAGACCTTACAATATTTTCTGGTACCGTTGTGCCTGCTAAAGACTGTAAATGTCGTAAGAACTGCGAAGGTCTTCGATCGCCCAGTTCTTCATGCTCAAGTAgtcttttaatcttttgttgCTGTGATGCACTAAGTCTCTTAATTAATtctgattttaatttttcataccTCTCTGTGGCTGGTGGTGAAACAATGATGTCCCTAACTTCTAATATGTAGGCTGTGTCTAAATTGGCAACTATATAGTTGAATTTGGTTGCGTCACTTGTTATATTTGCCAGTGTAAATTGGTTTTCTACTTGCAGGAACCATATTTCAGGATCGTTGGGCCAGAAAGGTGGGATTTTAACTGAAATCCGATCCACTGAGGCACTGGTATTGGCACTGGTGTTAGCGTCCGTCATTTTCGATATTCACTGTATTTAAAAAAACCGGCAAAAATGTAATATTATTAACACtaactcttttttaaattttcgcggCGGTTTAAAATACTCGCGAGGGTCACCAatattccgatgggtgagttgcggaatttaattaaaaatggatataataaaacaaacggtaattttatttttgcaacGAAAATGTGTTCGTTTATGTCTCTCGGAGAGGGTCGCGTCGGTATGTGTGAATGGTTCGCATGCTGCGTAGTGACTAAAGAAAGCAACCACAAACGAAGAAAATGTTTGTATTCAGAGGAAAACTGACAGAGCGTGTTGCGACattatgagtgaaataaaaaaatgtaacagaaaaagataaaaactgaagacggaattcaacccaacgtgaaaaagattaaacgtaagaagagatagagaaatttctgtcaaaatttggtatttatgacccttaaaataacaccaaatgctaaaatttattagcctgcagatagtgtggatgtctcgtcagccgagggtatgatcagtggcgtggtaattttatggtcaaactacgttttgttctaatttttatcattgtgagaattaaaaaaatcaactaatatttttatctccaccactgagagcggtcaactttttggttgcctgtattcttcgggacatattcgggacattttatcacaaagtgtaaatattactaattttaccatcttgtagggtatctgcgttctctttcttttccactattatatatattatatctctctttgccgacgtttaaattaggacccacttgaatctcgcttcaacacgcgcctcgacctcgtcgtgagaattctccattccttttcccctgaccagatgatcacataaatcactatcaagtctggcgtctacttttacggttttaagaaaaataatttcgaATGCATAGCTAGCTGTTGACACATTAACTGtctgataaaatacttaattaatgagggTTCAGTTTGTTGCCGCATAGACGAACAACAGATGTCACAGGGTAAGGCCATAACCTTCGTATTTGAATGTGCAGTTTGAATGACTAACGTTgttttgtttttgagaaaaaatattaaaattacaattagcaaaaatagtaattaaagcgtatcgctataagtatgtagagtgggtaacaaaaaaaatttaacatattaaatgagcgctgaaaggcgtatgtagcgccctctggataatatatcatttttggtGGCTAATTTAGATTtttcgtcccaaaaaaccccgcaTACCAAGTTTCGTGTTGTTACCCCATgactgtcaggaaatattcaagaataaataaaataaaagtttaactttcacgacagtatttcggttattatttaactttcgtactaaggtaagttagcttaaatcgacctattttaacctcaggaatgtgtaaggcccattctttaccaaacaccctgtatattaaagaagataattcttttttttttttaatcgaTGAGGAAATAGAAAGGTGGAATTTTCAACGTAAAACAAAAGTAGTTAATTTCCCTTTGgagataaaatatattaaaatgtcacaagaaaataaCTTCTAAATAGTAATTTGCAATATCAGAGAGGGCAACACCAAATGAAATGGTGGATGTcaaaagatgataaaaaagatttatttagggtataaattttaaaaaatcagctGAAACACGCTAGGAAGACCGATTTTAATTTGGAGAATTATAACTAGTATTATTTGAGATtatcatcaatcagccaatcacgtccactgctgaacatatgTCTCCCTAATTTCTTaccagtgttctctacactgggccgcttgtagccagtCTCCCGCTACTCGTTTTATGTCATCGGTCCATCTAGTGGGTGGTCGTCCTCGGTTTCTTTTGTAGTTTCTGGGCCTTCATTCCAAGACGCAAGCACTATACtttgcttttcactatcactcaaactagttcaaaagacATGGTCTTCAATATTCTAGTTTGACCAGTAGTATCGAGACCTAATGTCTCAATATTCTCATGACCATGAAGCCATTGATCCTGACTTTCTGCCATCTTCTTGACGATTCTATACCAAGGTCCTTACGGACGTCACTGTTTGATACGTACCAAAGAGCAACtacaatattttttagtattttgttctggaatatTTATATTATTCTCGTTATATTGCTTGCCCTTGTACACCCCATAGTGGCATTCATAAGGCCATAGaggtctcaatatttgtttgtaaaataACAATTATTATGGATCGAGAGAGAGAAGCATTTTCCAATTAGTCAACGCATTGTTTATACCTTATATTTTctttttccctttttttcttgAGGTGAGCCTTCCAACGTAGTTTGGCATCTAGTGCTAGTGTTATATCTATATATTTAGCAGTATCTGCATCTGCATTATGGTACTTGGGTATTCTtgattataactggtatatattgtatttttttgctGGTAAAATTAGCATGAATCGATTTAGCTTGGTTCAGCcttattttccattttttgaccatttatTGATTTGGTTAACTAACTgctatttggaccttgttggtcgcCTCTTCTTTAATTCTCCCTAGTGCTTCAAAACGAATTTGTACTGATTTTGTATTAAAGTTTACCTTGAAAGAGTAAAAGAAATTTACACTGAAAGACAAGTCCCGTTGAACAGCCAGGTGCCTCCGACATCATCACCGTCATGGTATTCGTAATAAGCTACCCCAAAAATACCCGACAAACGACTTTGCATTTATTTTGTATCGAATTCCTATAAAATTTCAGAGGTCTATCATGGACACTAAGTGCCTCAGGGACTGTCGCCTTCATGATATTCGTATTCAGCCTTCCCAAAAACTCCCTGAGTAGTAATATTGAACCTATTTCCGTCAATTATTTCCGAATTTCAATTTTATTATATGCCTTAACTTcactttggaaaatgcattttcctgGTTCAGTCATACAATTTTTATTTCGGCATCATCACTTTAGTTCAAAACTTTTCCTAATGCTAACTACACTATTTTAACACAACATCTTTTTCACAATCACCCAATTTTAAAGAATATGTAACCTCTTCGCTTTTCTCACAGAAGAtatctatataaaatatttctgttcCACTTTTCCCATTTCAAAATTGCTAGTGAACGATTAAGATGCCTAAAGGACGGCTAATTTTTGTTCCCCCAAATAATTTCCTTTGAACGCTCATTAAATCGTTTCGAGGGAAACTCAGCCAGTTGCTCCTTTTAGCAACTGGCTGAGTTTCCCTCGGAACGATTCCATGAGCGCTCAAAGGAAATTCTTTGGGGGAAGAAAGATTAGCCGTCCTTTAGGATCTGAATCATTCACTAGAAATTTTGAAACGGGGAAAGTGgaacagaaatattttatatagattTTTTCTTAAGGAAAGTAAAAAAGTAACCTATTCTTAAAAACTGGGTGAATGTGAAAAAAATACGCTGGCAAAAAATTATCTGCTATATTAAAGATTGGTTCAATTAATTCTTACTTACAGGAGTTAGCAGATGACGGCAGCATATTACATTATTCCTTATGGAAAGCTACTAAAAGCTAAAGTTATATTAttcaagtgaaatttaataaaaaattttcctcttggtaaaaggtatattagtttaaaaagctctaaagggctacaaacatatacaaaacattttcgctctgtaacaggagcatcatcagtgttacaagaacatggtgagtcaaccaaaaaatacaaggtcaaagcctttcaaaaaacagaaaaaattctaatatcaataaatacaccgaaaaatccaaaggatggataaaattcctaaaaatacggccctagggcaacatatgactcccacacgtggtaagtgggtcaaaaggtaactaggtcattatGTTAACATAATGACATAGCATAATGATCTAGTTACCTTTTCACCCACTTACacctgtgggagtcatatgttgccctagagccgtatccttaggaattttatccatcctttggatttttcgatgtatttattgatattagacttttgtctgtttttggaaaggctttgaccttgtattttttggttggctcaccatgttcttgtaacactgatgatgctcttgttacagagcgaaaacgttttgtatatgtttgtagccctttagggctttttaaactaatataccttttaccaagaggaaaatttttattaaatttcacttgaaTAATATAACTTTAGTCTTTTAGTAGCTTTCCATAAGGAATAATGTAATATGTTGCCGTCATCTGCTAACTCCTGTAAGTAAGAATTAATTGAACCATTCTTTAATATatcagattatttcattcataggagattatGACCAATAGAAAgatacagaaatctgaattaaatcgataatttttgataatctcgcgtcgttaagtatattacgtcagatgcccttcgttgctacgaaaaaatgcattcagtgacattaatgacaattaatgttttaaaaattataaaagtgatgactttcaatcgtcaaatatttataaaaactgtgtgtttaatggtgtttacataaataaattacaataaaattttggttttgaacagttttattcatgaaataatcgcaacaaattgcactcgacctctgaaattaatgtagaatttttgctctcgtgacactttgacataatttcactcgccttcggctcgtgaaattaaaactgtcaaagtgtcactctggaaaaattcaataatttcagagctcttgtgcaattactattgattatttcattcataggagattctgaccaatagaaagctacagaaatctgaatttaatcgataatttttgataatctcccgtcgttaagtatattacgtcagatgcccttcgttgctacgaaaaaaatacattcagtgacattaatgataattaatgttttaaaaattataaaagtgatgactttcaatcatcaaatatttataaaaactgtgtgtttaatggtatttacataaataaattacaataaaattttggttttgaacagttttattcatgaaatagtcGCAACAaattgtacaagaattcatctgtactcagtagatatatcttaaaaacaccctgtaattatctacgataattactttcagttatttatgtcatcataacaatattacaaccttcattcgat from Diabrotica virgifera virgifera chromosome 3, PGI_DIABVI_V3a harbors:
- the LOC126882696 gene encoding uncharacterized protein LOC126882696, with the protein product MTDANTSANTSASVDRISVKIPPFWPNDPEIWFLQVENQFTLANITSDATKFNYIVANLDTAYILEVRDIIVSPPATERYEKLKSELIKRLSASQQQKIKRLLEHEELGDRRPSQFLRHLQSLAGTTVPENIVRSLWLGRLPASTQAILATQAKASLDAVAELADTISEAIAPRAQISEASNALESTIEKLTAELAEMKIQLSSLSNAQAQANTYRRNRSNSRGRPYPRDRSYSRERNSDICWYHYRFDDQAQKCSPPCKHQGNVAGSR